The Zingiber officinale cultivar Zhangliang chromosome 9A, Zo_v1.1, whole genome shotgun sequence genome window below encodes:
- the LOC122018850 gene encoding protein-tyrosine-phosphatase MKP1-like isoform X2, with product MEEEGSTSSGTPRKSLLRSATWTARSQPHLNLNPNLNPNPNPNRPPKPGRLALPLPPPLAAWPRPASDDCGHWPATPSAASSTAAADDGDPDISRVDNHVYLGGDAAARDRAVLRRHGITHVLNCAGAACPDHFRGELEYSTLCLRDSPAEDLCPVLYDAFDFLERARAAPRGRALVHCRRGASRSAALVVAYLMWRRALTFDDALRAVRDARPSADPNFGFAAQLLRCQRRVLALPPTPGSAAVRAYRMAPQSLCAPSYIVPKSVDLSATAGASFLDSRGVFVIHTPAAIYVWLGQGCEPSMTASAGTFALQLVRYERADGPIITVHEGSEPAAFWVSLNDDPPSPNTDELVGKRRLEIYDLDYDIFRRATPRARGTLPLPVPCTDVDKKTLAKESGWGRLKREFASKGLKELTKAVLERRVLNEEDLRVNDTIRSPGSMESSATPSSSSADTASVRSTFSPNSTSSSDWYNLSPPSSELHRAHQTEPNSDLQSSVTGNVKWTGSRNLVERRGGNAPLVLLPSSADALGRLSSEELVMDWCPSPPFISEVEEDQEALDIAGQLSLGASDQDDSAEDAPSGDNEDNQLFHPVLFRWPDMDKVDDAHQGVLDSESVFVLLASESKAGSRKAMIKMYVWLGRKSRHGILGEKEENETAQVDRIGTKFIELMGVPADTPVQLIREGEEPEQFLNHLFSFHQVNESIH from the coding sequence ATGGAGGAAGAGGGGTCTACTTCCTCCGGCACTCCTCGCAAGTCCCTTCTCCGCTCCGCCACATGGACTGCCCGCTCGCAACCGCATCTCAATCTCAACCCGAATCTGAATCCGAACCCTAACCCTAATCGGCCCCCCAAACCTGGCCGCCTAGCCCTCCCCCTTCCTCCTCCCCTTGCCGCCTGGCCCCGCCCTGCCTCCGACGACTGCGGCCACTGGCCCGCCACTCCCTCCGCTGCTTCCTCCACCGCCGCCGCCGATGACGGCGACCCTGATATCTCCCGCGTCGACAACCACGTCTACCTCGGCGGCGACGCGGCGGCCCGCGACCGCGCGGTGCTCCGTCGTCATGGTATCACCCACGTGCTCAACTGCGCTGGCGCTGCTTGCCCCGACCACTTCCGTGGAGAGCTCGAGTACAGTACGCTGTGCCTCAGGGACTCCCCTGCGGAGGATCTTTGCCCTGTTCTGTACGACGCGTTCGATTTCCTCGAGCGGGCTCGCGCTGCTCCTCGCGGCCGAGCGCTTGTCCACTGCCGCCGAGGAGCATCCAGATCTGCTGCCCTCGTCGTTGCGTACCTGATGTGGCGCCGCGCACTGACCTTTGACGACGCGCTCCGGGCCGTTCGCGACGCACGCCCTTCCGCGGACCCGAACTTCGGCTTCGCAGCTCAGCTACTCCGCTGCCAACGTCGCGTGCTTGCCCTTCCGCCGACACCTGGCTCGGCTGCAGTCCGTGCCTACCGCATGGCGCCGCAGTCCCTCTGCGCCCCCAGTTACATCGTCCCCAAATCGGTCGACCTCTCCGCCACAGCCGGTGCTAGCTTTCTTGATTCTCGAGGCGTCTTCGTCATTCACACGCCTGCTGCTATCTACGTCTGGCTCGGTCAAGGCTGCGAACCCTCCATGACCGCCTCCGCCGGTACCTTCGCTCTCCAACTTGTCCGCTATGAGCGTGCCGACGGTCCAATCATCACGGTGCACGAGGGTTCCGAGCCAGCAGCTTTCTGGGTCTCCTTAAACGACGACCCCCCGTCTCCGAACACTGATGAGCTCGTCGGGAAGCGGAGACTAGAGATTTATGATCTCGACTACGACATCTTCCGCAGGGCCACCCCTAGAGCCCGAGGGACATTGCCACTCCCGGTTCCTTGTACGGATGTCGACAAGAAGACATTGGCGAAGGAGAGTGGTTGGGGCCGCTTGAAACGCGAGTTCGCAAGCAAGGGTTTGAAGGAATTGACGAAAGCTGTGTTGGAGCGCAGGGTTTTAAACGAAGAGGACCTGCGGGTAAACGATACAATCCGATCTCCAGGGTCTATGGAATCAAGCGCCACTCCCTCATCGTCTTCGGCTGACACTGCTTCAGTTCGCTCCACTTTCTCGCCAAATTCCACGTCTTCTTCTGATTGGTACAATTTGTCCCCACCAAGCTCAGAATTACACAGGGCGCACCAAACTGAACCGAACTCGGATTTGCAATCATCTGTTACTGGGAACGTGAAGTGGACGGGCTCAAGAAATTTAGTGGAACGTAGAGGAGGTAATGCTCCTCTTGTTCTCTTACCATCATCTGCTGATGCCTTGGGGAGGCTTTCTTCAGAAGAATTAGTAATGGACTGGTGTCCATCTCCTCCATTTATTTCAGAAgtggaagaagatcaagaagcattAGATATAGCAGGACAACTCTCATTGGGTGCTTCTGACCAAGATGACTCGGCAGAAGATGCACCTTCTGGTGATAATGAGGACAACCAATTATTTCATCCAGTTCTTTTTAGGTGGCCTGATATGGATAAAGTGGACGATGCCCATCAGGGAGTTCTTGACTCTGAATCAGTGTTCGTATTGTTAGCATCAGAATCAAAAGCAGGTTCAAGGAAGGCAATgataaaaatgtatgtttggcTTGGAAGGAAGAGTAGGCATGGCATTCTAggagagaaggaagaaaatgagacTGCTCAAGTAGATAGAATTGGCACAAAGTTTATTGAGCTCATGGGTGTTCCAGCGGATACTCCTGTACAG
- the LOC122018850 gene encoding protein-tyrosine-phosphatase MKP1-like isoform X1 yields MEEEGSTSSGTPRKSLLRSATWTARSQPHLNLNPNLNPNPNPNRPPKPGRLALPLPPPLAAWPRPASDDCGHWPATPSAASSTAAADDGDPDISRVDNHVYLGGDAAARDRAVLRRHGITHVLNCAGAACPDHFRGELEYSTLCLRDSPAEDLCPVLYDAFDFLERARAAPRGRALVHCRRGASRSAALVVAYLMWRRALTFDDALRAVRDARPSADPNFGFAAQLLRCQRRVLALPPTPGSAAVRAYRMAPQSLCAPSYIVPKSVDLSATAGASFLDSRGVFVIHTPAAIYVWLGQGCEPSMTASAGTFALQLVRYERADGPIITVHEGSEPAAFWVSLNDDPPSPNTDELVGKRRLEIYDLDYDIFRRATPRARGTLPLPVPCTDVDKKTLAKESGWGRLKREFASKGLKELTKAVLERRVLNEEDLRVNDTIRSPGSMESSATPSSSSADTASVRSTFSPNSTSSSDWYNLSPPSSELHRAHQTEPNSDLQSSVTGNVKWTGSRNLVERRGGNAPLVLLPSSADALGRLSSEELVMDWCPSPPFISEVEEDQEALDIAGQLSLGASDQDDSAEDAPSGDNEDNQLFHPVLFRWPDMDKVDDAHQGVLDSESVFVLLASESKAGSRKAMIKMYVWLGRKSRHGILGEKEENETAQVDRIGTKFIELMGVPADTPVQLIREGEEPEQFLNHLFSFHQVNKSIH; encoded by the coding sequence ATGGAGGAAGAGGGGTCTACTTCCTCCGGCACTCCTCGCAAGTCCCTTCTCCGCTCCGCCACATGGACTGCCCGCTCGCAACCGCATCTCAATCTCAACCCGAATCTGAATCCGAACCCTAACCCTAATCGGCCCCCCAAACCTGGCCGCCTAGCCCTCCCCCTTCCTCCTCCCCTTGCCGCCTGGCCCCGCCCTGCCTCCGACGACTGCGGCCACTGGCCCGCCACTCCCTCCGCTGCTTCCTCCACCGCCGCCGCCGATGACGGCGACCCTGATATCTCCCGCGTCGACAACCACGTCTACCTCGGCGGCGACGCGGCGGCCCGCGACCGCGCGGTGCTCCGTCGTCATGGTATCACCCACGTGCTCAACTGCGCTGGCGCTGCTTGCCCCGACCACTTCCGTGGAGAGCTCGAGTACAGTACGCTGTGCCTCAGGGACTCCCCTGCGGAGGATCTTTGCCCTGTTCTGTACGACGCGTTCGATTTCCTCGAGCGGGCTCGCGCTGCTCCTCGCGGCCGAGCGCTTGTCCACTGCCGCCGAGGAGCATCCAGATCTGCTGCCCTCGTCGTTGCGTACCTGATGTGGCGCCGCGCACTGACCTTTGACGACGCGCTCCGGGCCGTTCGCGACGCACGCCCTTCCGCGGACCCGAACTTCGGCTTCGCAGCTCAGCTACTCCGCTGCCAACGTCGCGTGCTTGCCCTTCCGCCGACACCTGGCTCGGCTGCAGTCCGTGCCTACCGCATGGCGCCGCAGTCCCTCTGCGCCCCCAGTTACATCGTCCCCAAATCGGTCGACCTCTCCGCCACAGCCGGTGCTAGCTTTCTTGATTCTCGAGGCGTCTTCGTCATTCACACGCCTGCTGCTATCTACGTCTGGCTCGGTCAAGGCTGCGAACCCTCCATGACCGCCTCCGCCGGTACCTTCGCTCTCCAACTTGTCCGCTATGAGCGTGCCGACGGTCCAATCATCACGGTGCACGAGGGTTCCGAGCCAGCAGCTTTCTGGGTCTCCTTAAACGACGACCCCCCGTCTCCGAACACTGATGAGCTCGTCGGGAAGCGGAGACTAGAGATTTATGATCTCGACTACGACATCTTCCGCAGGGCCACCCCTAGAGCCCGAGGGACATTGCCACTCCCGGTTCCTTGTACGGATGTCGACAAGAAGACATTGGCGAAGGAGAGTGGTTGGGGCCGCTTGAAACGCGAGTTCGCAAGCAAGGGTTTGAAGGAATTGACGAAAGCTGTGTTGGAGCGCAGGGTTTTAAACGAAGAGGACCTGCGGGTAAACGATACAATCCGATCTCCAGGGTCTATGGAATCAAGCGCCACTCCCTCATCGTCTTCGGCTGACACTGCTTCAGTTCGCTCCACTTTCTCGCCAAATTCCACGTCTTCTTCTGATTGGTACAATTTGTCCCCACCAAGCTCAGAATTACACAGGGCGCACCAAACTGAACCGAACTCGGATTTGCAATCATCTGTTACTGGGAACGTGAAGTGGACGGGCTCAAGAAATTTAGTGGAACGTAGAGGAGGTAATGCTCCTCTTGTTCTCTTACCATCATCTGCTGATGCCTTGGGGAGGCTTTCTTCAGAAGAATTAGTAATGGACTGGTGTCCATCTCCTCCATTTATTTCAGAAgtggaagaagatcaagaagcattAGATATAGCAGGACAACTCTCATTGGGTGCTTCTGACCAAGATGACTCGGCAGAAGATGCACCTTCTGGTGATAATGAGGACAACCAATTATTTCATCCAGTTCTTTTTAGGTGGCCTGATATGGATAAAGTGGACGATGCCCATCAGGGAGTTCTTGACTCTGAATCAGTGTTCGTATTGTTAGCATCAGAATCAAAAGCAGGTTCAAGGAAGGCAATgataaaaatgtatgtttggcTTGGAAGGAAGAGTAGGCATGGCATTCTAggagagaaggaagaaaatgagacTGCTCAAGTAGATAGAATTGGCACAAAGTTTATTGAGCTCATGGGTGTTCCAGCGGATACTCCTGTACAG